One genomic segment of Centroberyx gerrardi isolate f3 chromosome 4, fCenGer3.hap1.cur.20231027, whole genome shotgun sequence includes these proteins:
- the ano10b gene encoding anoctamin-10, with product MSTVGGDGGDDGGDTAQKMKTPEGKVLGRLSDSGIGPGWTKVSCPCCVSEQVEPLVLVQLGEQVRPETKKWLVKLIGAPVKDGGAALLAHPGEDASGDIIMVSAPRCTLLRAAEELGLCKTYHNGDMAAFSYHDRDNFKDSDNMEVFLTLAERQYIVKYELDGVRAQRDLRIPGMSDSLTLHNRDNIWQKLERAGVIVDTFPLHHQDKLKALSKAWYSENQLAQPLDAVLAYFGGTVAFYFSFLDFYTWSLLPPAILGLVLTYCSGATQKEVLDSVSGSKVTGDDDDSLSVSGHMIQAVFSMLWSTVVMELWKRRSASLSCRWGYLHLAERFAEPRPGFHGDLGVNPITRRVEPLFPDWRRELRMVLVSVPVVGLFLGLVIMGMFGFYWGEAQVQQLHQDWDSLLSQTLLYVPSVAHIVYTNILATVYKMVAQSLTEFENHREESAFQNHLTAKVLVFTFFNYFAVLFHIAFCKQDLPLLRKRLASLLVVSQLVNQVTEVVIPFLVDRFLSAPHRAEREDDPQEDKFRNQRNLPVFPGLFAEYIELLVQFGYLSLFSCVYPLTAVLLLINNLTEIRSDAYKICKLFRKPFTPPVAGLGVWKTAFEILSFVSVISNCWLLLMSPRLRELCQEGGISGTNILLLAVLVEHVLILIKMVLAFLIPDEPSWVKIKREHIEFTSMQALGQQEL from the exons ATGAGTACGGTAGGTGGTGacggtggtgatgatggtggtgacaCGGCCCAGAAGATGAAGACTCCAGAAGGAAAGGTCCTAGGCAGACTGAGTGATAGCGGCATTGGGCCGGGCTGGACCAAGGTCAGCTGCCCCTGCTGCGTGTCGGAGCAGGTCGAGCCGTTAGTCCTGGTGCAGCTTGGAGAGCAGGTCCGCCCAGAGACCAAGAAGTGGCTCGTCAAACTCATTGGAGCTCCAGTGAAAGACGGAG GTGCTGCGTTATTGGCCCACCCGGGCGAGGATGCCAGCGGTGACATCATCATGGTCTCCGCCCCGCGGTGTACACTACTCCGCGCCGCCGAGGAGCTGGGTCTGTGTAAGACCTACCACAACGGGGACATGGCTGCCTTCTCCTACCATGACAGGGACAACTTCAAAGACTCAG acaacATGGAGGTATTCCTGACCCTGGCGGAGCGACAGTACATCGTGAAGTATGAGCTGGACGGTGTGCGAGCGCAGAGGGACCTGAGGATCCCTGGCATGTCGGACAGCCTCACACTGCACAACCGAGACAACATCT GGCAGAAGCTGGAGCGGGCCGGCGTGATCGTGGACACTTTTCCCCTCCACCACCAGGACAAACTGAAGGCTCTCAGTAAAGCCTGGTACTCAGAGAATCAGCTGGCTCAGCCTCTGG aTGCGGTCCTGGCATATTTCGGAGGCACGGTGGCATTCTACTTCAGCTTCCTAGACTTCTACACCTGGTCTCTGCTCCCGCCAGCGATACTGGGCCTCGTCCTCACATACTGCtcag GCGCGACTCAGAAGGAGGTGCTCGACTCAGTctcggggtcaaaggtcacgggcGATGACGACGACTCGCTGTCGGTCAGCGGTCACATGATCCAGGCTGTCTTCAGCATGCTGTGGTCCACGGTGGTCATGGAGCTGTGGAAGCGCCGCAGCGCCTCGCTCTCCTGCCGCTGGGGCTACCTGCACTTGGCCGAGCGCTTCGCCGAGCCCCGCCCCGGTTTCCACGGCGACCTGGGGGTCAACCCCATTACGCGGCGCGTGGAGCCGCTCTTCCCCGACTGGCGGAGGGAACTGCGTATGGTGCTGGTATCAGTCCCAGTGGTGGGCCTGTTTCTAG GTTTGGTGATCATGGGTATGTTTGGTTTCTACTGGGGGGAGGCCCAGGTGCAGCAGCTGCACCAGGACTGGGACTCCCTGCTGTCTCAGACGTTGCTCTACGTGCCGTCTGTGGCCCACATCGTCTATACTAACATACTGGCGACCGTCTACAAGATGGTGGCGCAGTCTCTGACTGAATTCG AGAACCACAGAGAGGAGTCGGCCTTCCAGAACCATCTGACAGCCAAAGTCCTGGTG ttCACCTTCTTCAACTACTTCGCTGTGCTCTTCCATATTGCCTTCTGCAAGCAGGATCTGCCTCTGCTCCGTAAG CGTCTGGCCTCCTTGCTGGTGGTGAGCCAGCTGGTGAACCAGGTGACGGAGGTGGTCATCCCCTTCCTGGTGGACCGGTTCCTCAGCGCCCCCCACAGGGCCGAGAGGGAGGACGACCCGCAGGAGGACAAATTCAGGAACCAGCGCAACCTGCCCGTTTTCCCT GGCCTGTTTGCGGAGTACATCGAGCTCCTGGTGCAGTTCGGGTACCTGAGTCTTTTCTCCTGCGTGTATCCTCTGACGGCCGTGCTGCTGCTCATCAACAACCTGACGGAGATCCGCTCTGACGCCTACAAGATCTGCAAGCTATTCCGCAAGCCGTTCACCCCCCCCGTGGCCGGCCTGGGGGTCTGgaag acaGCGTTTGAGATTCTGAGTTTTGTCTCCGTCATTTCCAactgctggctgctgctgatgtCGCCGCGGTTACGAGAGCTCTGTCAGGAGGGCGGGATCAGCGGCACGAACATCCTGCTATTGGCTGTTCTGGTGGAG